The Ignicoccus islandicus DSM 13165 sequence CTTGCCAACCAATATGCTTAATACAATACACTTGATCATCGATGCTACGATACTATACCCGATTCTCTTGAAAACAAACATAGATATAGGTGCACGCCATAATCAGTACACTTAACCGATCCTTACCTCATATGTTTAGATCTCGAAGGCCCCCGTACAGTCAAACCTCATTGTATTAAGTCTTTTCTTGGGAGGCTTAATTATGTGGCCTTATAGTCTCTCTGTACCTATTATTTTGAGCCATGGTATACGCTTAAAGTCTTCGTCGAACGTTGCTAGCGATTCTATGTTGCTATGCTTGCAAGTTAAGACTATTTGCGCATCGTTTGGTGCCAGTCTATAAAACTCAATTGCCTTTACTAGCTCGTCTGGGTCTTGATAATCCCTTAGCATGGTTACTTTGAAATCTCTAATGAAGTCGCTAACCTTTTCTATGGCTTCTTCGGGAAATCCGTGCTTGGCTATATGCTTCCTAAAAGAGTATTTTCCCTTAACACCATATTTTTACCCGTGCAATCTTGGCGCCTACGATGTAGAGCAACTCATTGTATACTATCATAGGGATAGCCATACCTCCTATAATGGCCTCCCGGAGGATTTTCTCTGAGGTATTTGTTAGTTCTGTTTCAAAGAGGAAGTGATAGATGACATTTGTATCAAGGCATATCACTGGGTTTGTGCCTCCTCCTCGAGCTCCTTGAACTCCTCAACAGATGATTTCCCGAGAACACCTCTGTACCTTTTGATTAGTTCATCTATGTCCTCTTCCACTATCACCTTGTACTCTTTGCCCTCCTCAAGGTTGACGCTATTCAGCGGTTTTAGCACGCCCTTCTCATACTTCACTCTAACAACCTTGGACAAATCTTCCGCACCCATATCAAATGTGGCTCCATTAACCAATTAGCCTTTCCCCATACCGGGTGTTTCCAAATTATCAGCAATGGTATTCGCGGTGATAAGCGTTCCTAAAGAGCGTTTCCAATTCATGGTTTCACTTGGAAACATGGTTAATATGTTATCGGCCTTCGGAACTAATGGTCGCAAGTTCGAGTTCCGGCGGGTCAGCCACCTTCGTATTCACGGGATTACCTTGAGCCATGGAACACGCTTGAAGTCTTCGTCGAACGTAAGGATAGTATCTATATCGTAGTGCTTGCAAGTTAAAGCTATGATGGCGTCGCTTGGCAACAATCTAAACTCCGTTAGAACTTTATATAGCTCGTGCTCGGTGTACATGCTTGGTATTAGCCCTATTATCTAATCTCTTAAATAATTCTCTAACAGCGTTCACTACTTCCTCGGGGTACCCATGTTTCTTTACCCATTTCTTGGCTAAGTATGCTCCCTTTACCCCGTGTATGTGTTCTAGGTAACGTCTCGTTGACGCATATATTATCTCGTTATGAACCATCATGTCAATGACATAATCACCGGGATTCTCTTCTAGTATGGTTAACGCTTCCTCTGTTCTAGGTGTTTTATGGAGGATATAATATAGTACGTTAGTGTCCACGAAAATCACGACTGCCAGGCCTCCTCTAAGTACCTCTCTAGCTCCTCCTCGCTAGACTCGCCGAGAATACCGATAATACCTTTCAGCCTCTCCCTAATGTTCTCCTCAATCCTTATCCTTACTTCTTCACCTTCTCTAAGCTTGACGGGTTCTAGAGGCTTTAGCACACCCTTCTCGTATCTTACTCTTATAACCTTGGACAATTCTAGCCCCACTTATTACATTAGGTGCATTAGGGCAAATTAGCGCTTTACCCCAACCCTACAGCGTGTTTCCAGATTATTCGCCCTGATGCCTCTAGCGAACTTGAAGTTTCTTAGAAAACCATTAACCCCGACTCTCCAAGGACTCTTTCGTCAACGCCATATTTCGTCTTACCAATCCTGGGTACCAACTGCGGAACCGGATCTTAGAACAATTCCTTGCAGCCTCGCTCCCGCAATTGTTTTTCCATCGACCTCACGCAGTACGACCTCAGAACACCCTCGTAATCGATTGGATCTTCATTATAGGAGAGTAAGGCGCACTCCCCTAACGCCCCTTTCGACCCACGGAGCCCCTCGTCCTTTCAATTCGTTGCTATTTCGAAATTTGAGTTCAGTAACCCCATCGACGGTTCAGAATTTCATAAAGATTTCAATTAATTAAACTAAGACGTTGGAAGTCCCCGAAATTGCGTGAGGGGAAAGCTCTAAATTACGGCAGAGGGGCTCAATAAGCCCCGTGCTTCTTGGCCCACTCTTCATACATCTTGACGGTCTCGGGCTTAACGCTAGGCTTCCTCCTCTTTAAGGCAGCCTTCACGTCTTCCATAGTTATAGGCCTCGGATCCCCTATGCCACCGGTTTCCTTGAAGAGCTCCCTCACGGTTATCATATGGGCGTCTCTCAAGATTGCGACTATGTCTGCGGATGAATAGCCTTCGGTCAGCCTGACCAGCTCCTCAACGTCTATTCCGTTGTGGTTGAGCCTAGCTAAGGTTTTCTCTATTAAACGTCTTCTAGCCTCTTCATCGGGGAGAGGAATATATATTCTCTTTTCGAACCTCCTTATGAAGCCTTCGTCCAGTTTCCAAGGCTTGTTGGTAGCGGCGATAACGTAAACGAAATACCTCTCCCCCTTGTCCTGAAGGCCATCCATCTCTTTCAAGAACTGGTTCCTTGCTCTGACTTCACCACCGACCTCGTTGGAGTACGTGCCCAGAAGGGAGTCGACCTCGTCAATGAATATTACCACGGGCCTGCCTTCCTTGGCTATTTCCCTAGCCTTCTTGAATATCTTTGCCACGTTCTTCTCTGCTTCGCCCAGCCACTTGCTCATAATTGTGGCAGCGTCAACGTAAATGAATTCTCCGTCTATCTCAGACGCTATAGCAGCAGCTAGCATGGTCTTTCCGCATCCCGGAGGTCCGAAGAGGAGTATTCCCCTAGGCCATCCCAAGGGGAACAAGTCTGGCCTTTTAGTCGGAAATATTATCGCTTCTTCTATGGCCCTCTTCGCTTCCTCCAGACCTACTACGTCTTCCCACTTCACCTTGGGCTTGCTCTGGAGCTCTATTTCCTCTTCCTCCCCTCCTATGGGTTCTGGCATCATATCGCTTTGAAGCAGCTTTATCTTGTTATTTATATGGTCTAGATACTCTAAGTATACGTTCTTTAATGGGTGATCTGGTTCGAGCTCGAGGGCCTTCTTGATCATATTAGCAGCTATCTTGTAATTCTTTAAAGCTTCGTCTTTCTTACCGTTCTTTTCTAGTTGAAACGCCTTGTGGAGGTAACTGTGGGCCACTTGTTCAAGTTTCCCCACCTTTTCATCCCCTCTTCCTTATCGCTATCTTCCCTTCCTTCTCTAGCCTCTCCAGAGCCTTCCTAACCTCAGCCTCTGTGATACCTAGATGAGACGCGATCTTCTTAACGGAGAGCTTGTGTGCCCTACCGTATTGGTGATAGATCCTAATTACTTCGTAAACTTTCTCTACTACCTCATCGAATGAGTACTTCCTTATGGCACCGTCCGCCAACGCTACCGGTTGCGTTGATGGGGTAGACCAGTACGCGTTATTGTAAGCGTCGTTTAATTCCTTCTCTAATCCGCTATCGATAGGCTTCAATAGTTCGGTGGAGTCTATCATTACCTCTTTGAGAGCTTGTGCATTGGGAGTCGGCATATCGAGACCCTTCAACTCTATGAGTACGTTCTCAATATTGGACTTTGCCCTTTCAGCATACGGCAATAGCGCCCCTTCCAGTATAGCCTTCCTGTCTTCCAGAACCTCGTAGATCCTCTGAAGAGTGGCCACTGCGTTTGCGTGGCTGGTTTCCTTTTCCATCTTCCTTAGTTCCATTTCAAGTAAGTTCTTCGTGGTCTTTAGATCCCTTACCTTCTTGCTTAGGTCCTTTATTTCTATTTCGAGCGCCCTAGCCTTCTCCTCTTCCTTTTCCCTAAGCGCCCTTAGGTACTCCTCTTTCCTCTCCTCTTTCAGTCTCTCTAATTCAAATATCTCTTCGTCTAGCTTCCTCACCAGTTCGTTTAGTTTTATTAACCTATCAATGTAAACGTGCTTGAGCCTCCTCCCTTGCTTCTTCTTTTTCCGAAAGAAAAGCCATATTACCATAGTAGCGCACCTCTTCGGAGTTTTCCGCGCTTATTCGAAAACGATGGGCTTAGTCGGACAAGTCTAGCATTATCGGTGGTACGCTAGGTTGGCTCACTTGGTGGTGAACGTTTTGAACGCCTTCGCTCTCCTCAGTGGGCTTCTCGAGCTTCTCTAACTTCTCTATCCACTCCTTAACGCTCTTCTTCTCCTCGTAAGCCATTTCCTTCTGATGCCTTATTGCGCTAGCAGCTTGCTGATACCTTTTGTCGCTAATCTCTCCAGCCATGTAGCTCATCTGGAGGTTTATCAAGGCCCTATCCATTTCGAGTATCTGGTCCTCTAACTCCCCTATCCTCTCCCTTAGCATCTTCTTTACGTCGCCTAGCTTACCCTTCAAGCTCTGTAGTTGTTGTTCCATTTTCTTCTTCATCTCAATTACTATGTCCTTGTTAACTTCGCTGTTACTCATCATGGTTTCTAGGGCCTTTATCCTCCTTATCGCTGTATCCATTTTCCTGTATATGCTCTTAGCCTCGGCCATCCATTCAGGAAGCACAACTACTTCTTCGCCCTTCTTAGAGAGCCTCTCAGAAGGTATTCTAGTGAACTTGTTACCTCCAACTGCTAACTCTACTGCCTCCACTTCTCCATCCACGTTGGAGTAAACGCTTACTAAGGTTCCAACTATCCTACCGAACGGGTCCTTTACGGGTTCACCGACGTACTTCTCTACGAGAGTTATCTCCATACCTAGGTCCCGTAGTAATACTAGGGTATCTCCTGACCCTTATTAAGGGGTAAACCGGGAATCGCTTTTACCTACGAATTCGAAGACCTCACTTGGTGAACGAGATAAGAATAAGCGAAGCGTTACGAGAAATGAAACTTGAGTTAGCTTACTTCGCATCCGGTGTAATTACAGCGGCCCTCTCACCGCTGACTGGGCCCTTCTCGATCGCTCTCTTCTGGATAGGAATGGCTTTACTGAGCATTGGATGGATCGCCATAGGAATTAAAATAAGGGCTCTCATACATCTCAAGAGGATCGAGGTTCTCAGGAGGGCAATAAGGGAAAATGTGGAGGGAGCTCCTAAACGAGAAGATGGAGCAGCTAATGAAAATAACGAAAGTGGAAGTGGAAATGGAGGTTAATTCAAGCAATTATTTGGAACTAGTTGTATTGAGCGATTTGATAACGTCCTTGAACGTAACCAAAGTTTACAGTCCCAAGGTTATAGGAACTGAATTGAAATATGTTGAGGGTCTCTTCGTACCCAAGTGGCGCTCGAAGAGGTTGGAGGGAACGAGGGAAGTGATAGGGAGCGTGTTGCCGTTCTTGATAGAGGGGGACGTGAAGGCCTCGCTCTGGTTTCAGTCTCCCCACCCGCAAGGCGGAGTACCGGACGTAATGATGAGCTTCGGATGGGAAGTTAGCGTTTCAGACAACATTGTAAACTTCGCGGAGCCAGCTTGGAGGATAGAGAGAATAGGTAGGTCCGTGAGGTTGGAAGGGCTTTGGTGGAAACCTGATTTAGTTATAGAAGTAAAGAGGACGCCGAAGAGGGCGAGAACGTATCCGGCGAGGAAGAGGTTGATGGTTTCCTTAGTTGAGGGAGAAGTGACCGGATGGGAAGTAGTGGAGCTGAGGTCCTTAAGGGAAGTCATTAGAAAGTTCATTCATGAACTTGCACACGTTTATTAGTTCCCTTGTGCACGAAGTAACGGAGTTAGGCCTTGGTGCAACTAGTCAAGATAGAGGTGGACGTCCATCAAAAATACTTGGAGAAGGCTCGTCAACTTAGAGAGATTTACGATAAAGCTGGAGTTAAGGTTTTCGAGCTACTAGGGAGTCCCGGATCGGGTAAAACGGCCTTAGCGGAAGCGCTGATAGATAGGATCAAGGACAAGTATTCCATATTGTACCTAGGAGGCGACGTGGCCTCTACTCTAGACGCAGAGAGGATAGCTAGACATGGGGTAGACGCTACCGAAATAAACACTGGAGGCATATGTCACCTCGAACCGGATCACGTTATGAAAGCTTTGAGTAACGTTGACTTGAGCAAGTACGATGTGATGTTTATAGAGAACGTCGGGAACCTCATATGTCCCTTCAGCTTCCCCTTGGGGGCTCACAAGAGGATAATGGTGGTATCCGTTGCAGAGGGCGAAGACAAGTTCGTGAAGCATCCAATGAGCACGAGGCTTTCCGACGTTATTGTAATAAGCAAAGTCGACTTAGCTCCCGCAATAGGCGTCAACGTTGAGAAGATGGAAGAGGACGCGAGGAAGCTCAATCCCAAAGCTCCGATAGTTAAAGTCTCCGTTAAGACGGGAGAAGGTTTGAACGAACTGGTTTCAGTGCTCGGCCTCTAACTCGCACCTCCGATTTTCTCCGAAAGATATATTGATATTATCCCTATTCCTAATTAAGTGATAACGGGTTAACGCAGTGATGTTAGAGGTACTAGAGCGTAAGTTGAGCGAACTCAACGGACCCATTGTCGCGGCTAACGTAGGCCCCCCAGACGCGGACAAGGTAATTGGTGGAAAGAGGGTTTGCAAGTTAGTAGTTGTAACTACGGAGGAAATGGCCGGTAGCTACTTCCCGTTAGGATTCGAAATGGTAGCTACTGACTTGGCAGTAGCTTACATGACCTTCAACGAGGAGGAAGCGGCTGCAATCGATAGGCTTAGGCAGTTGGGCGACGTTCTAATAGTGAGTAAGGCGAAGAGAGACGGAAAGTACTACGTCTTCGACGGCGTAATGATGGCTTACGAGGTCGCTACAGTGGGTAACTTGAGCTGGCACGTTCTCAAAGGCATCTACCCGCCCCTAATGGAGGGCAAGGAGTACCTCTACAAGGCGCCCATTGCCTTAAGCCTAATCGAATCGGTGGCTTCCGGGGGAGGGTTGAGCGTACCCGCCAAGGAGCTTTACCCTATTGAGGTAACTAAGGGGCTCACTACTAATGTGAAGGTTGACCCGAAGGCTGGGAAGAAGGAGGAAAGGTTCGAAGTTCCCGGAATTTTACTCTTGCCGGCCCTAGTCGCGAAGTGGAGAGCCCATCGTGTTAGCAGTAAGAAGGCTTCACCCGAAGGCTAAGTTACCGAAGAGGTCCAATCCATGGGATGCGGGGTTGGACCTATTCTCTATTGAGAATGTAACTATAGGACCTTCCGAGCTGAAGGTAGTTAGAACTGGAATAGCAGTCGCGATTCCCAGGGGGTTCGTCGGAATAATAAAGGACAGGTCCTCGAAGGCATTAAAGGGTTTACACTGCTTGGCGGGAGTGATAGATCCGGGATATAGGGACGAGATAAAAGTAATAGTTATTAACTTGGGCAAGGAGCAAATTGAAATAACGGAGGGCGAGAGGTTCGCCCAGCTCCTCTTGGTCCCAATAGCCTACATGGATCCAATAGAGGTGGAGGAACTCCCTCCTAACGATGGAAGGTCGGGAGGTTTCGGATCAACGGGGATGAAGTAACGACGGTCTCCTGAATTTAAGTGATGAGTCTTCTCTCCCCGACCCTTTACTTGCCGTACCTCCTCTTCCTCCTTTGATAGTCCCTAATCGCCCTCAAGATGTCTATCTTCCTTATTTCGGGCCAGTACATGTCCGCGAAATAGAACTCGCTGTAAGCCGATTGCCACAATAGGAAATTGCTTATCCTCTCTTCGCCGCTAGTCCTAATTATTAGGTCTGGATCAGGGACGCCCGCAGTGTAGAGGTGCTCGCTTATCGTCTCTTCAGTTATCTCCTCGGGCTTTAGTTTCCCTTCCAATACTTCCATTGCTATTTTCTTGACAGCGTCCACTATCTCTTGCCTACCTCCGTAGCATACGGCCACGTAAAGGTACCTCTCGTTATAATGTTGGGTAGCCTTTTGCACCTCTTCCGCTGCTTCCTTCAAGTACTTGGGCCACATTTCGCACTTCCCTATTACGTTAACCTTAACTTTATGTTCGTGAATTATCTTCTCCTTCGCGAGTTCCCTTAAACCGCCGCTTATCAGATCGAACAAATTCCTCCTCTCCTCTTCGCTCCTCCTAGTGCAGTTCTCGGTAGACATTGCGAAGACCGTGACGGTCTCTATACCTAGGTCCAGTAACCAAAGCAATACTTCCCTCATTTTCTTGTAGCCTTCCTTGTGACCGTACCACTCCTTGAAGCCCTTCATCTTAGCCCATCGCCTGTTTCCGTCTGGAATTATGGCTACGTGGCGCGGTAGGGGTCTGGACTTCACTTCAGCCTCTAATCTCTTTTCGTAGATTCCGTAAACTGGTTTCAATAGCTTGTCAGTTACTCTGAATCCCTTCAACGCGATGTTGTACCTTCGCCTATTCAAAGGCACTATTCCAATACCCGTAGTTTCGAAGGCGCCTAATGATATTAAAGTGGATTATTAGATTCAGAGAATTGGTACAGCTCTATCCTACCCCATCCACCTACAGCTATTTCGCTGTTCCTCCAGTAGGAGCTCTCCATCGATCTAGGTCCCATTCCCCTAAGAAGAAGGTTTCCTCGAGAATCATAGACTTCCGCAGTACCGTTCCAATCGAGTACGAATAGATACTTGCAATTGTCGCTCCAAGAGAGCGCCCTTACGTCGAAGAAGTCCCTCTTCCCCCAAACCATTTGGAAGCCTGTCTCTCCGTACCTCAAAACGTACAATTGTCCGGGCTCGAAGGTACCTACTGCTATCAGATCGCCGCATACCTTGACCCTATTAACGTTCTCAGCTAATGGAAGCTTGTGTAGAACTTTCCCTTCCCTATTCACGGCATACAAGAAACCGTCGAACCCTGCCCCTAGTATGACGTCCTCGTACCAATCTACTGAGTATATGTGATTGTCCGTTTCCAAGTGCCATGCCACCTTTCCGTCCTTCATTAGTGCCATTCCATTGCAACAGAGGCCTATCGCGACCTCTTCTCCCTTTACAGCACACGAGTTGACCCCGTAATCGAGCGGAATCTCTTTAACCTCGTCTCCTAATATTAGGACTTTCCTAGCCTCGCTCCCTATTAGGAGGTTTCCCGAGTAGGGTCTGACGCAAGTTAATCCGGCCGTAGACGTGTAAAGCACGTCAGCCCTCCCTTCCTCTAAGGCCAGTAAAGCGTTCTCGTTGACAGCCAGGACCGATCCGTTCTCGCGAATGTAAACGTCGTACACGTGTCCCTTCGTGGGAAACACCCACTTCCTTTCTATCTTCAAACTCTTACCTAGAGCGCTTTCGAATGCTCCCAGTTAAAGCTCCTCCCTCGTAAGCTCCTTGTGGAGATGGTAATGAAAGTCGTTGGAATACTAGGTTCTCCTAGGAAATATGGATCCTCTTTCAAGGGCCTGATGCTAGCTCTCAAGGCGGCCGAGAAGTTCGGGGCTCAAACGGAGTTCTACCATTTGTACCAAATGGACATTAAGCCTTGTTTGGGTTGCGTCTCGGAAGACGTAAAGGTTTGTAGATATCCTTGCATTATAGAGGACGACATGAGGAAGCTATACGACGCTTTGATAGAAGCGGACGGCTTCGTAATAGCGACGCCCGTTTACTGGTATTCGCCTAGCGGCGTGGTAAAGAACTTCATTGATAGACTAACCGCGCTCGAGAACATGATACACATAGACGGTAAGAGCTGGTTGGATGGAAAGGTAGCGGGCTTCATTGCTACGGGTAACGATAGCGGAGCCATGATGGCCATCTCACAGCTAATGGTAATAATGAACTCAATGGGCGTTGTAATACCTCCTTGGAGTATGGCTTATACAAACGAACTAGTTGATCCCCTGGAAAAGGAGTCGTTCGTTACGGACGCGTTAAACGTTGGGAGGAACGTAGTTCTAATGGCAAAGGCGATGAAGGGAGAGGCGGTAAACAGATGGTATGATCCAGAACTTTATGAATGGTATGAAAAAGAACTTAAGGATTGGATAGTTGAGCTTGCGAGAGAGGAGGAAGCTAAGGCTGAGAAGCCTTGGAAACGCTTTACTTCCTAATTTCCGGCTACCATAGAAGCATTCCGGTCGAAGAGGTAATTGCCCTTCACGAGGCCGAGGGGTGCCCCTTTCAGCTCCTATCCGTTCATAACGGTCTCGTTTTAGGGAGGGGCGATCCTAAGTGTTCGATGAGGCTAACGTATAGGAGCGCATACGTAAAGGAGATTGGAACGGTAGGTTACGTTAGCGACGGGGTTTCAACTACGGTCTTGAAAGAGCTTGACTGTGGGAAACTGAAGGTTCACGTTGTAGGGGGGTCGGAGGTTCCGGAGGTTCGTTTGGAAGGCAAAGGTACTTGCAGAGCAATAGCAACGGAAGACTTCATAGTTATAGGAAAGGAGTTGTCTAAAAGAGCTCACGGGAAGAGCGAGAAGGGCCCCTTCTTCTCCCCCGGTTCCATGGATCCAATTTTAGCTAGGGCTATGGTCAACTTGAGCAGGCTTAAGAAGGGAGGGACTTTCCTTGACCCCTTCTGCGGGACGGGCGTTTTCGTTATGGAGGCATCTAAGGTAGCTAAACTGGGCTTATGTTTCGATTTAGATCCAGCAATGTGCTACGGGGGGAGGATAAACTTGAAGTGGGCTGGAGCTCTAAGCGATAACGCCTTGACGGACTCCTTCTCACTCCCAATTAAGAGTAATAGCGTAGATGCCATAGCAACCGACCCTCCGTACGGAAGGAGCGTCGTTAGCTTGGCCCACGATCCCATAGAGCTTTTCGCTTCCTTCTTAGGGGAAGCGGAAAGGGTACTCAAGCCCGGATCGTACGTAACGTTTGCCATGTCCAGTAAGGTTAGAGTCATGGATGCAATAGGAACTACTAATCTGAAGTTGATGAAGTGTCACGTTCAGAGAGTACATAGGAGCTTGGCCAGATTGATTTGCACACTGAGAAAGGCGTAGTTAATTACGTTCCCGAAAAACGATGAATTGTGGCTGATTAACCATTTAAGCAGCTAACATATATATAACGATGCGTGAAGCTAGCTGGTTATGAGTCTTGAGGAACTCGGAGGAAGTTGAACGTGTGGTCAACGAAACTATTGAGGTAATTAAGGAGAGGGACGTTCCTCTCCAATCGTTAACCCTTGCCGCTCTCTTGGCTTCCCTACAACAACTCGGAATACTAACCCAGGGCACAGTAGCTACGTTGGCTAAGTACTTCTCGCTCAGAATAATTGCGTACATGATTTATCACAAAATAGTTGATATGAACAAGAGCGTTGAAGAGAACCTAATGAGCGCCTTCAAGCAATACGGCTTCAAAGATAGCGAAATCTCTATAAACTCGAAAAATGGGGAAGTCGAGATAGATATTGTTACCGCTAAGTGTAAGCTGTGCCCTAAGGGCGTAGGCGGGGCGGAGCTGGAGGGGAATGCTTGCCCCGTTCCGTACCTCGTTTCCTACGCGTTAACTGCCATGGAGGGGAAGACGTGGAAGCCGGAGCTTATAAAGAACGGGTCTTCGGCCAAGTTGACTGTCGTTTCTAAGACGGGCGGCATTTGTAGAATGAAGATTAAGAGAACTGAATGAGTAATTCCTCCGCGCTGGATACCAACTTACAGGCTACCGTCCAAGCCTTTAAGCTATCCTTCCAAATGCTGTATAGCTTTCGCGCCTTTTTGATAGTGCTCCTCCTGAAATCTCCCCTGGGGAAAACGCCTATCCCAATAGCCGCATTGGTTTCAATTGCTTCCGAGACCACCTCCGAGACTCTCCTAAGCTCGCCTTTTTCGTGCATTAGGATGAATTTCCCGTGATCCTTTACGAACTGAGACAAGTCGTCGTAGGCCTTCCATATAAGGGGCTCTTCCGAATCACGGGGAACTTTCCCATATTGAAGTAATTGCGCCATTATCTCCTTGAAGGCATCGTAGTGCTTGGGAACTCTCTCGTCAGACCTCACCTTGTAAACTTCGCCAGTTATCGTGTGGAAGTAGAGTTCCAGTAACCCTTCCCGATTCAAGACGGAGTCTTGGAGGATTAGTAAGGTGGTGTGGAGGATGTCCGGTCTACCTCTCTTCCACTTCTGGGGGAAGTTAGATAGCTTGTGGTAATGGTACCTCTTATCTATCAAGGGACCGTAAGGCCAATTGCTGGGAGCCAGCTCCAAGGAGGCTTCAAGCAGTATTACTTTCAACTTTCTCAATTCCCTTCCCCAGTTTTAAGAGCAGTTCGGCCAATCTCTTAGGGTTCTTTGAGTATAAACGATAACTAGGGACGCCCGGCTTCTTCGAAACTAAGTCCACTGCCTTACTCTCTTCGACTACCTTAATTTCGTAGTCCTTTAATGGGAAAGGTATGTTGCCGAATGGTTTAATTTGTATGCCGCCTTCGGTTACCTTGTAGGACGTAATGGGTTTCGGAATTTCCGCCATTTTCTTCATTGCGTGCTTGTTCAAGAAGTAGTTTAGGACAGTGTATCCTTCGAAGTAGGCAACTATCGCTGCGAATCGATATACCGGGTTGGGGATGTGAGTTATAGTTGGCCACAAGGTGAAACCGAAGAGCAATAGAACCATTATTGGAAGGGAGCTGAAGAGGCTCTGACTCATCTGACCCTTCAAGATCCTTTCCATCTCTGGATCCGTTTCCAAGAGCTCCTTCGAGTTCTCCTCATAATGTACCTTTCCCTTAGGTCTTTCCATAGCCTTTTTCAAGTGTTTTCCGAAGTACTTGTACATTATTACCAGCATTAATATGAAGTAAATTACTAACAAGAAGCCGTAGTACTGAGGGAAGAACGACATTATAGTTGCAAATGTTAGCATGCTTGCTTGGGATAACAACATCGCCTTTTTACCGAACGGGTTCGGTTCCATTTCAAGTACCCATCCTCACCCATCGGTGCCCGTATTATTGTTTGTCCCTAACGTCTATCTTTACTACCTTCCACTTGGCCTCTGCGGCGCTTTTGGGAACGACCTCGGTGGTAACCAATATGGCTGAGGAACTCCTCATTCTGATGCCTTTCATCAATCTTAGAACTTCCTCTTCTTCCTCGTCGAACCAATACCCGTCGGT is a genomic window containing:
- a CDS encoding 16S rRNA methyltransferase; amino-acid sequence: MRKLKVILLEASLELAPSNWPYGPLIDKRYHYHKLSNFPQKWKRGRPDILHTTLLILQDSVLNREGLLELYFHTITGEVYKVRSDERVPKHYDAFKEIMAQLLQYGKVPRDSEEPLIWKAYDDLSQFVKDHGKFILMHEKGELRRVSEVVSEAIETNAAIGIGVFPRGDFRRSTIKKARKLYSIWKDSLKAWTVACKLVSSAEELLIQFS
- a CDS encoding DUF2208 family protein, producing MEPNPFGKKAMLLSQASMLTFATIMSFFPQYYGFLLVIYFILMLVIMYKYFGKHLKKAMERPKGKVHYEENSKELLETDPEMERILKGQMSQSLFSSLPIMVLLLFGFTLWPTITHIPNPVYRFAAIVAYFEGYTVLNYFLNKHAMKKMAEIPKPITSYKVTEGGIQIKPFGNIPFPLKDYEIKVVEESKAVDLVSKKPGVPSYRLYSKNPKRLAELLLKLGKGIEKVESNTA
- a CDS encoding TRM11 family SAM-dependent methyltransferase, with the protein product METLYFLISGYHRSIPVEEVIALHEAEGCPFQLLSVHNGLVLGRGDPKCSMRLTYRSAYVKEIGTVGYVSDGVSTTVLKELDCGKLKVHVVGGSEVPEVRLEGKGTCRAIATEDFIVIGKELSKRAHGKSEKGPFFSPGSMDPILARAMVNLSRLKKGGTFLDPFCGTGVFVMEASKVAKLGLCFDLDPAMCYGGRINLKWAGALSDNALTDSFSLPIKSNSVDAIATDPPYGRSVVSLAHDPIELFASFLGEAERVLKPGSYVTFAMSSKVRVMDAIGTTNLKLMKCHVQRVHRSLARLICTLRKA